The following are from one region of the Geotrypetes seraphini chromosome 12, aGeoSer1.1, whole genome shotgun sequence genome:
- the ECHDC2 gene encoding enoyl-CoA hydratase domain-containing protein 2, mitochondrial encodes MLALRRLCLAREPLAAAARGVTAGAGDSEVRLSHLRGDHRGIAEILMNRVHARNSLGKVFVSEFSKAVEELRHDTNVRVVVIKSEVKGLFCAGADLKERAKMSNWEVDDFVQKLRSLMDNVAALPVPTIAALDGYALGGGLELALACDLRVAASTAKMGLIETTRGLLPGAGGSQRLPRAVGLAVAKELIFTGKQIDGEQAVTIGLVNHSVPQNDKGDAAYQRALALAQEILPQAPVAVKMAKLAINRGTQVDIASGMAIERLCYGQVIPTKDRLEGMAAFTEKRLPHFTGE; translated from the exons ATGTTGGCGCTGAGGAGACTGTGCCTGGCGCGTGAGCCGCTCGCCGCCGCTGCGCGAGGGGTCACCGCTGGCGCGGGGGACAGCGAGGTCAGGCTCAGCCACCTGCGAGGAGACCACCGGG GAATAGCTGAAATCCTTATGAATCGAGTTCATGCCCGAAATTCACTAGGAAAAGTATTTGTTAGTGAG TTCTCTAAAGCTGTAGAAGAGCTTCGTCATGATACTAACGTCCGGGTTGTAGTGATCAAGAGTGAAGTGAAAGGATTGTTCTGTGCAG GAGCTGACTTGAAAGAGCGTGCAAAGATGAGCAACTGGGAAGTGGATGATTTTGTGCAAAAGTTGAGAAGTTTAATGGATAACGTTG CTGCTCTGCCGGTTCCCACCATTGCTGCACTCGATGGCTATGCCTTAGGCGGTGGCCTGGAATTGGCATTAGCCTGTGATCTTCGAGTAGCAG CTTCTACTGCTAAAATGGGCCTTATTGAGACCACCAGAGGGCTTCTTCCCGGTGCAG GAGGGAGTCAGCGCCTGCCCCGCGCTGTAGGGCTTGCCGTTGCCAAAGAACTCATTTTCACCGGTAAACAAATTGATGGTGAACAAGCGGTCACAATAGGACTGGTGAACCATTCGGTGCCGCAGAATGACAAGGGGGATGCGGCCTACCAAAGAGCACTAGCTCTGGCCCAAGAGATCCTCCCTCAG gctccAGTGGCAGTGAAAATGGCAAAACTGGCCATAAACAGAGGCACACAG gtGGACATTGCTTCCGGGATGGCTATTGAGAGACTGTGTTATGGCCAG GTCATACCTACAAAAGACCGTTTGGAAGGCATGGCGGCTTTCACCGAAAAACGTCTTCCTCATTTTACTGGTGAATAA